In Pseudomonadales bacterium, a single window of DNA contains:
- a CDS encoding Fe-S protein yields MLNRKRRSRPVDFGPYPLESLARDISISEREANRPPLVSLPPLPEADTALVEATRKYRKIFEELRKVTVFIRKAPLPENLERRTQDLKGAGYFLDASMIGLCKLPENAWVKGGARNPSHTHALVVLVEFSNPIDPDNMAAEWVQGFEHELATTRAAEISAILAGHIAALGFHAQAHWRGAGEVDLERLAVLSGLAIRDGDSVVNPYVGKSFALAAVTTEYIAATDIPLSTAAIKAKGLSYFLGLSGAVSGIERWRRNRRPSHFGPYPVEKLKRVEHPTTHIFDDEVPRIPQRANFYVRAERGDLGKRPLKERPRWAYKHPLSQGILGLLWDMVPYQDGEPATQKAIGTEDAIANTKAIKALSHYIGSAITGICEIPDYCWYSHRKDGSVINPYHKYAVVMLVDQGHETFEGACGDDWISGSQSMRSYMRGAEIAGTLADHIRRLGHSARAQTSIDSDVLHVPLVIVAGLGEQSRIGETALNPFLGPRIKTVVLTTDMPLIADKPIDFGLQQFCSKCLKCARECPSQSIPFGDKIIFNGYETWKPDSERCAKYRMQNMKGSACGRCIKVCPLTKDVTWDGPLYARIGSWLGIHAMWLKPILAPLAIWLDDKIGNGNPVDAKKWWLDLEVIGDQCNKPDANNYCDTPTVGINRKKLRPEHYIDPKVHRISYFPASKVPPPNMEGAYPTDRKAGLEIADRAETVKQALARRKNGGPVPEEYRTNW; encoded by the coding sequence ATGTTGAATCGCAAGCGGAGAAGCCGCCCGGTGGATTTTGGCCCTTACCCATTGGAGTCCCTCGCGAGAGATATCTCCATCTCTGAGCGCGAAGCCAACCGTCCTCCACTTGTGTCGCTTCCTCCTCTACCTGAGGCAGACACAGCCCTGGTAGAAGCAACCAGAAAGTACCGTAAAATCTTCGAAGAACTGCGAAAAGTTACCGTCTTTATTCGCAAAGCACCACTCCCTGAAAACCTTGAAAGGCGCACGCAGGACTTAAAAGGCGCAGGTTATTTTCTTGACGCCTCAATGATTGGCCTCTGTAAACTCCCTGAAAACGCCTGGGTTAAAGGTGGGGCACGTAACCCATCACACACTCACGCCCTAGTGGTTCTTGTAGAGTTTTCCAATCCAATCGATCCAGACAACATGGCAGCCGAGTGGGTGCAGGGCTTCGAACATGAGTTGGCAACCACCCGTGCTGCGGAGATATCCGCCATTTTAGCAGGGCATATCGCCGCCCTCGGTTTCCATGCGCAAGCCCATTGGCGTGGCGCAGGTGAAGTCGATTTGGAGCGCTTAGCGGTATTATCCGGCCTCGCTATTCGAGATGGCGATTCAGTAGTCAATCCCTACGTTGGAAAATCATTCGCCCTCGCCGCAGTCACCACCGAATATATCGCGGCCACGGACATACCGTTATCGACAGCAGCGATCAAGGCAAAAGGGCTGTCCTACTTTCTCGGATTGAGCGGTGCAGTATCAGGCATCGAACGCTGGCGCCGCAACCGCCGCCCTTCTCACTTTGGCCCCTATCCCGTAGAAAAATTGAAGCGAGTGGAGCATCCAACCACCCATATTTTTGATGATGAGGTACCCAGAATTCCCCAGCGCGCCAACTTTTATGTGCGCGCAGAGCGAGGTGATCTAGGCAAACGCCCCTTAAAAGAGCGTCCACGTTGGGCCTATAAGCATCCCCTATCGCAGGGAATACTCGGCCTACTTTGGGATATGGTGCCCTATCAAGATGGAGAACCAGCAACCCAAAAAGCAATAGGCACCGAAGACGCCATTGCCAACACCAAAGCCATCAAGGCACTCAGCCACTACATCGGCTCAGCCATTACCGGTATTTGTGAAATACCGGATTATTGTTGGTACAGCCACCGCAAGGACGGCTCAGTGATAAACCCTTATCATAAATACGCTGTGGTTATGCTGGTCGACCAAGGCCATGAAACCTTCGAAGGCGCCTGTGGTGACGACTGGATTTCTGGCTCACAATCCATGCGTTCATATATGCGCGGTGCTGAAATTGCGGGCACTTTGGCCGACCATATTCGACGCTTAGGTCATTCCGCTCGCGCCCAAACCAGCATCGACAGCGATGTTCTGCATGTTCCACTAGTTATAGTTGCCGGACTGGGAGAACAAAGCCGTATTGGTGAAACGGCGCTTAACCCCTTTTTAGGTCCGCGCATCAAAACCGTTGTGTTAACCACCGATATGCCCCTAATCGCTGACAAGCCGATTGATTTTGGCCTCCAACAATTCTGCTCCAAATGCTTGAAATGTGCTCGCGAATGCCCAAGCCAATCCATCCCCTTTGGCGACAAGATCATATTTAACGGTTATGAAACCTGGAAGCCAGATAGCGAACGCTGTGCAAAATACCGTATGCAGAATATGAAAGGTTCCGCTTGTGGACGCTGCATTAAAGTCTGCCCATTGACCAAGGATGTGACCTGGGATGGCCCCCTCTATGCAAGAATTGGCAGCTGGCTCGGTATTCATGCGATGTGGTTAAAACCCATCCTCGCCCCTCTCGCCATTTGGCTCGACGATAAAATAGGGAACGGCAATCCGGTCGATGCAAAAAAATGGTGGCTAGATTTGGAAGTCATCGGCGACCAATGCAACAAACCCGACGCCAACAATTACTGCGATACCCCCACCGTAGGGATCAATCGAAAAAAATTACGACCCGAACACTATATCGACCCAAAAGTACATCGGATCTCGTACTTCCCCGCCAGCAAGGTTCCCCCTCCCAACATGGAAGGGGCTTACCCTACTGATCGCAAAGCCGGGTTAGAGATTGCCGATCGTGCGGAAACCGTGAAGCAAGCTTTGGCGCGACGCAAGAATGGTGGGCCAGTACCTGAAGAGTATCGCACTAACTGGTAA
- a CDS encoding helix-turn-helix domain-containing protein, producing MDYSKEHIKSLAKGLGVVIAVNELAPARVSSLVEQTGLPKPTLIRILNTLVAEGFVENRPRGEGGGYAPTPKVRLLASAFAEGTLLAQAAQPVLNNLCEETKWPADLLVRDGLSMVIEASNRLVAPIRLKRFEQKRFPLINSSSGLALLAYLPKKECREVLTSVLAHGVPNGQSPVREEQVAGWIEETKKAGYASWEYDAPIQGTRVYSLPVVDRGRPIAVLTLVTLRDVLSQTKFETDLLPFFSEAAAEIAKRVSR from the coding sequence ATGGACTATTCAAAAGAGCATATTAAATCGCTGGCAAAAGGTTTAGGCGTAGTTATTGCCGTAAATGAGCTGGCTCCTGCTCGTGTTTCTTCCTTAGTGGAGCAGACCGGGTTACCGAAACCGACACTGATTCGCATTTTAAATACATTGGTGGCAGAGGGTTTTGTCGAGAACCGACCTAGAGGTGAAGGTGGTGGCTATGCCCCTACACCTAAAGTTCGTTTGTTGGCAAGCGCCTTTGCCGAGGGCACGTTACTTGCTCAGGCGGCGCAGCCCGTATTGAATAATCTGTGTGAAGAAACCAAGTGGCCAGCCGACTTGTTAGTGAGAGATGGTTTGTCGATGGTAATTGAAGCAAGCAACCGACTGGTTGCACCAATACGTTTGAAACGTTTTGAGCAAAAGCGTTTTCCTTTGATTAACTCAAGTTCAGGGCTAGCGCTCTTGGCTTATCTGCCCAAAAAGGAGTGTCGAGAAGTTTTAACCTCGGTACTTGCGCATGGCGTGCCCAATGGGCAGTCACCTGTTAGAGAAGAGCAGGTTGCGGGGTGGATAGAGGAGACAAAAAAAGCAGGGTACGCTAGCTGGGAATATGATGCCCCCATTCAGGGAACCAGGGTCTATAGCCTACCTGTAGTTGATCGGGGGCGTCCAATAGCAGTATTGACCTTGGTAACTCTGCGGGATGTGTTGAGCCAAACAAAGTTTGAAACTGATTTACTTCCGTTTTTTAGTGAAGCCGCGGCTGAAATCGCAAAAAGGGTATCGCGGTAA
- a CDS encoding phytanoyl-CoA dioxygenase family protein: MQRHLTPEEITQYNQDGVIFISQAVDQEWVIRMQAVIDAQLNKPSKWANDANPGQKTNRLFTDRYQWCENPEINAYLFKSGVARLAGQAMQSNQVRFYFDHLLVKEPGTTAPTPWHQDVPYWPFMGKQICSVWLALTDVTIEQSAMEFVRGSHADGKYYRPELFGARENHPASWATAGDGEKVPDIESDRESFDIVGWDMKAGDAVLFSAWTLHWAPGNSSPTQRRAAISTRWLGDDAIWFPHDGADPTVTQKDVSVQPGDLARDDKVFPLVWQR, from the coding sequence GTGCAAAGACATTTAACGCCAGAGGAGATCACCCAATATAATCAGGATGGTGTGATATTTATTAGTCAGGCTGTCGACCAGGAGTGGGTGATTAGGATGCAAGCGGTAATCGATGCGCAACTCAACAAACCCAGCAAATGGGCCAATGATGCCAACCCTGGACAAAAAACCAACCGTCTTTTTACTGATAGATACCAGTGGTGTGAAAACCCGGAGATCAATGCTTATCTTTTTAAATCGGGTGTTGCCCGGCTTGCTGGGCAGGCAATGCAGAGTAACCAAGTGCGTTTTTATTTTGATCATCTCTTGGTCAAAGAACCCGGAACTACTGCGCCAACGCCCTGGCACCAGGATGTACCCTACTGGCCTTTTATGGGAAAACAAATATGTTCGGTATGGTTGGCATTGACGGATGTCACTATCGAACAAAGCGCGATGGAATTTGTGCGAGGCTCGCATGCTGATGGCAAGTACTATCGCCCAGAGCTGTTTGGGGCGCGAGAGAACCATCCGGCAAGTTGGGCGACAGCGGGTGACGGAGAGAAAGTACCTGATATTGAGTCAGATCGAGAAAGTTTTGATATTGTTGGTTGGGATATGAAAGCTGGAGATGCAGTATTATTTTCCGCTTGGACGCTGCACTGGGCCCCGGGCAATAGCTCGCCGACACAGCGCCGTGCTGCCATTTCAACCCGATGGTTAGGGGATGACGCCATCTGGTTTCCACATGATGGCGCCGACCCGACTGTGACGCAAAAGGATGTCTCTGTTCAACCCGGCGATTTGGCACGGGACGATAAAGTTTTTCCACTGGTTTGGCAGCGCTAA
- a CDS encoding MotA/TolQ/ExbB proton channel family protein: MLEMIKSGGWLMLPILLCSVLALAIILERFWTLRPSKIAPKTLLSEVWGWIRSNQLSAERMRELRTKTPLGRILAAGLSNSKYGRDIMKESIQEVASHVIHEMERYLNTLGTIALITPLLGLLGTVIGMIKVFTAIMVQGTGNASVLAGGISEALITTAAGLSVAIPTLIFHRVFQRRIDELVVDMEQEAVKLVDVFHGDRGKEDSATKRGE, from the coding sequence GTGTTGGAAATGATTAAATCCGGTGGCTGGCTGATGCTGCCGATATTACTCTGTTCGGTCTTGGCGCTGGCAATTATTCTGGAGCGGTTTTGGACGCTTAGGCCGAGTAAGATTGCACCTAAAACGTTATTATCAGAAGTTTGGGGTTGGATTCGTAGCAATCAGTTGTCAGCAGAGCGGATGCGCGAGCTACGCACGAAAACGCCTTTAGGCAGAATTCTGGCGGCGGGTTTGTCTAACTCAAAATATGGCCGCGACATTATGAAGGAGAGTATTCAGGAAGTTGCCAGCCATGTCATCCATGAAATGGAACGCTATCTGAATACCTTAGGCACCATCGCGTTAATTACCCCGTTGTTGGGATTATTGGGCACCGTCATTGGTATGATCAAAGTTTTTACTGCGATCATGGTGCAGGGCACAGGTAATGCCAGCGTCTTAGCGGGGGGGATATCCGAGGCGCTAATTACTACAGCGGCTGGATTAAGCGTAGCGATTCCAACATTAATCTTTCATCGAGTGTTCCAGCGCCGGATTGACGAGCTTGTGGTTGATATGGAGCAGGAAGCGGTTAAGCTGGTTGATGTCTTCCACGGTGATCGCGGCAAAGAAGATAGCGCGACTAAACGCGGAGAATAA
- a CDS encoding biopolymer transporter ExbD, translating into MMFRRQRREEVGVNLTPLIDVVFLLLIFFMVSTTFKKESHISLNLPEAGGEPLAVKNNQVEIVINANGEYAVNDKMLVNNKIDTLRAAINAVAQGNTGLPLIISADAVSPHQSVVTAMDAAGQLGFVNLSIATRQRDSDQ; encoded by the coding sequence ATGATGTTTCGTCGCCAACGACGGGAAGAGGTTGGAGTCAATCTTACGCCACTCATAGATGTGGTCTTTCTGCTGTTGATTTTTTTTATGGTATCCACCACCTTTAAAAAGGAGTCTCACATAAGCCTTAATCTACCAGAGGCTGGCGGTGAGCCGCTGGCGGTAAAAAATAATCAGGTGGAAATTGTCATCAATGCTAATGGTGAGTATGCGGTCAATGACAAGATGCTGGTTAACAATAAAATAGACACCCTGCGTGCAGCGATCAACGCCGTAGCGCAGGGCAATACTGGATTGCCGCTGATTATTTCTGCGGATGCGGTATCTCCTCACCAGTCCGTAGTGACAGCGATGGATGCCGCCGGACAACTGGGGTTTGTCAATTTGAGTATTGCGACTCGGCAAAGAGATTCAGACCAATAA
- a CDS encoding tetraacyldisaccharide 4'-kinase, translating into MNKLVEAWYQGSPWLSLLKPLSTLFRWQAEKRRNAYLSGKKSSWRASVPVIVVGNISVGGVGKTPLVAWLAQILQEAGYKPGIVSRGYGSRAPRYPFDVSPDTNVIECGDEPMLLAQNTRCPVVIDADRVAAVKFLLKHHACDLIISDDGMQHYALARDLEIAVIDGSRGLGNGLCLPAGPLREPPSRLQEVDFILVNGEGFVPVQPHYRMSIVPGQLQNLVSKSSLPGNALATQAPVHGVAGIGNPSRFFATLRSMGYQVMEHEFPDHHQFRAKDLSFNDGLAVIITEKDAVKCAAIAHDQCWCLRVSAELPALFKNALIDRISVLSAHPKTNV; encoded by the coding sequence GTGAACAAGCTAGTAGAGGCTTGGTATCAGGGCAGCCCTTGGTTGTCGCTACTCAAACCCCTTTCGACATTATTCCGTTGGCAAGCGGAAAAACGGCGTAATGCTTACCTCAGTGGAAAAAAAAGCAGTTGGCGTGCGTCGGTCCCGGTGATTGTTGTCGGCAACATCTCTGTTGGCGGCGTTGGCAAAACACCCCTGGTGGCTTGGTTGGCGCAAATCTTACAGGAGGCGGGCTATAAGCCGGGTATTGTCAGTCGTGGTTATGGCAGCCGGGCACCGCGATATCCCTTTGATGTCAGTCCCGATACAAATGTGATTGAATGTGGCGATGAGCCTATGCTGTTGGCGCAAAATACGCGTTGCCCGGTGGTTATCGACGCTGATCGCGTTGCGGCGGTAAAGTTCTTACTGAAACACCACGCTTGTGACCTGATCATTAGTGATGACGGCATGCAGCACTACGCACTGGCACGCGATCTCGAGATTGCGGTAATTGATGGTAGCAGAGGGCTGGGTAATGGCCTTTGTTTACCGGCTGGGCCGCTGCGTGAACCACCGTCAAGGTTACAAGAAGTTGATTTTATCCTGGTTAATGGTGAGGGCTTTGTGCCTGTCCAGCCTCACTATCGAATGAGCATAGTCCCTGGGCAGTTGCAGAATCTGGTTTCAAAATCCTCACTTCCTGGTAATGCCTTAGCGACTCAAGCTCCAGTGCATGGGGTGGCGGGAATCGGCAATCCGAGCCGCTTTTTTGCTACCTTGAGGTCGATGGGTTATCAAGTGATGGAGCATGAGTTCCCTGATCATCATCAGTTTAGAGCTAAGGACCTTTCTTTTAATGATGGCCTAGCCGTTATCATAACAGAGAAAGATGCAGTAAAATGTGCCGCGATTGCGCATGATCAATGCTGGTGTTTGCGGGTCAGTGCTGAGTTGCCAGCCTTGTTTAAAAATGCGTTAATCGATAGGATTTCCGTACTTTCAGCCCACCCAAAAACCAATGTTTAG
- a CDS encoding Trm112 family protein: MDRRLLNILACPICKGELKHDAEKKELICKFDGLAFPIRDDIPVMLEQEARSLSTDERLEK, translated from the coding sequence ATGGATAGACGACTGTTAAATATTCTGGCTTGCCCTATTTGTAAGGGCGAACTAAAACACGATGCTGAGAAGAAAGAGCTTATTTGTAAGTTTGACGGCTTGGCGTTTCCAATTCGAGATGACATTCCGGTGATGTTGGAGCAGGAGGCACGTTCGCTTTCCACCGACGAACGGTTGGAAAAATAG
- the kdsB gene encoding 3-deoxy-manno-octulosonate cytidylyltransferase — protein sequence MSFNIIIPARYASTRLPGKPLLDIAGKPMLQHVYEQARMSAAQQVVIATDDLRIEAAAHAFGAKVCLTSADHLSGTDRLEEVTRKLGFSDDEIIVNVQGDEPLIPPSIIDQVAELLSVDTAAGMATLSEPIVEAAHLFNPNTVKLVADGQGYALYFSRAPIPWARDEFSSLTLECTEGTELPISANYQRHIGIYAYRVKFLHQFVQWPVAPIEMTESLEQLRAMWNGVKIRVAPALESPPAGVDTEADLARVRKILSCR from the coding sequence ATGTCCTTTAACATCATTATTCCTGCGCGCTATGCCTCTACACGTTTGCCCGGTAAACCGTTACTGGATATCGCCGGTAAACCCATGCTGCAACATGTCTATGAACAGGCCAGGATGAGTGCTGCCCAACAAGTTGTTATCGCCACTGATGATTTACGTATTGAAGCAGCTGCGCATGCTTTTGGCGCCAAGGTTTGCTTAACGTCAGCCGATCATTTATCAGGTACGGATCGGTTAGAGGAGGTCACGAGAAAGCTCGGTTTTAGCGATGATGAAATTATCGTTAATGTACAGGGTGATGAGCCGCTGATTCCTCCGAGTATTATCGATCAAGTTGCCGAGCTACTGAGTGTCGATACGGCAGCGGGTATGGCGACACTGAGTGAACCTATTGTTGAAGCAGCGCATTTATTTAACCCTAACACCGTGAAGCTGGTTGCGGATGGACAGGGGTATGCGCTTTATTTCAGTCGTGCTCCCATACCCTGGGCTCGCGATGAGTTCTCTTCGCTAACGTTGGAGTGTACCGAGGGTACTGAACTACCGATAAGTGCAAACTATCAACGTCATATTGGTATTTATGCCTACCGTGTAAAATTTTTACATCAATTTGTACAATGGCCGGTGGCACCGATTGAAATGACAGAATCCCTAGAACAGCTTCGAGCCATGTGGAATGGTGTAAAAATTAGGGTGGCGCCAGCACTTGAGTCACCGCCTGCAGGTGTTGATACGGAAGCAGATCTAGCGCGGGTGAGGAAAATTCTATCTTGCAGATAG
- a CDS encoding low molecular weight phosphotyrosine protein phosphatase — protein sequence MTMIKVLFVCLGNICRSPTADAVFNKMVADAGLTDAILVDSAGTGSWHIGYPPDRRATEVAATRGYDLSPLRARQISVEDFDKFDYILAMDGANLSAMLAMCPEQHWHKLSLFLNFAPALEEADVPDPYYGEEEGFHLVLDMVEAASAGLLAQLRQSLQ from the coding sequence CTGACGATGATTAAAGTACTTTTTGTTTGCTTGGGTAATATTTGCCGCTCGCCTACGGCGGATGCGGTATTCAATAAAATGGTTGCCGATGCTGGTTTAACGGATGCTATTTTGGTCGATTCCGCAGGCACGGGTAGTTGGCATATCGGCTATCCACCGGATCGCCGCGCCACTGAAGTTGCAGCTACTCGGGGATATGATTTGTCACCCTTGCGTGCGCGCCAAATCAGCGTGGAGGATTTTGATAAATTCGATTATATCTTAGCGATGGATGGCGCTAACCTATCTGCAATGCTGGCTATGTGCCCTGAACAGCACTGGCATAAACTGAGTTTGTTTTTAAACTTTGCGCCAGCATTAGAAGAAGCCGATGTGCCAGATCCTTATTATGGCGAAGAGGAGGGCTTTCATCTGGTATTAGATATGGTCGAAGCTGCATCGGCGGGTTTGCTTGCACAACTCCGACAGTCTTTGCAATAA
- the murB gene encoding UDP-N-acetylmuramate dehydrogenase: MQIETDYSLRTHNSFGFDVTARFWAQAQSTDDICEALQYAKAQRVPLMVLGEGSNLVFTAAYPGLALNVAIRGKQIVREDSQHIWVRVGAGENWHDFVQWSLVHQYFGLENLILIPGSVGAAPIQNIGAYGVEVKSCFDQLEAVERDTGVLVVFDKESCEFDYRNSVFKSKLQDRYIISQVTFRLNKTPDLVTGYGDVEAELKSQGLADYEAINVAEAVSRIRRRKLPDPRVIGNAGSFFKNPIISRERFEQLKSSFPKLVGYEDCGSVKVAAGWMVDYCGWKGKREGDAGVHDQQALVLVNYGCANGAQVLDLAAKIQDSVKQTFGIDLEFEPQIYP, encoded by the coding sequence ATGCAAATTGAAACCGACTATTCGTTGCGAACACATAATAGTTTCGGTTTTGATGTTACCGCCCGATTCTGGGCGCAAGCGCAGAGTACCGATGACATTTGCGAAGCTCTTCAATATGCCAAAGCACAGCGCGTACCCTTAATGGTGTTAGGAGAGGGTAGTAATCTGGTATTTACCGCAGCCTATCCCGGTCTGGCTTTAAATGTTGCTATTCGAGGTAAGCAAATTGTTCGGGAAGACTCACAGCATATATGGGTGCGTGTGGGTGCTGGAGAAAATTGGCATGATTTTGTCCAGTGGAGTCTTGTGCATCAGTACTTTGGTTTAGAGAACCTCATTTTAATTCCCGGGTCTGTGGGTGCTGCACCTATTCAAAACATTGGTGCTTATGGTGTCGAGGTGAAAAGCTGTTTTGATCAGTTAGAGGCGGTTGAGCGGGATACCGGAGTGCTGGTGGTATTTGATAAAGAATCCTGTGAATTTGATTATCGGAATAGTGTATTCAAAAGTAAGCTTCAAGATCGCTACATTATTTCTCAGGTTACCTTTCGGTTGAATAAAACGCCAGACCTGGTGACGGGTTATGGCGATGTCGAGGCTGAATTAAAGTCCCAAGGGCTCGCCGACTACGAAGCAATTAATGTCGCCGAGGCGGTTAGTCGAATTCGGCGGCGAAAACTTCCTGATCCCCGGGTTATTGGCAATGCCGGGAGTTTTTTTAAAAATCCAATCATCAGCCGTGAGCGATTTGAGCAATTAAAAAGCAGCTTCCCTAAACTGGTTGGCTATGAAGATTGTGGTAGCGTGAAAGTGGCGGCGGGCTGGATGGTGGATTATTGTGGTTGGAAGGGTAAGCGAGAAGGCGATGCGGGCGTCCATGATCAGCAGGCGCTAGTGCTGGTTAACTATGGTTGCGCGAACGGCGCACAGGTGCTTGATTTGGCGGCTAAAATTCAGGATTCGGTAAAGCAAACCTTTGGTATTGATTTAGAGTTCGAGCCGCAGATTTATCCGTGA